A section of the Pan paniscus chromosome 7, NHGRI_mPanPan1-v2.0_pri, whole genome shotgun sequence genome encodes:
- the ADHFE1 gene encoding hydroxyacid-oxoacid transhydrogenase, mitochondrial isoform X1, producing the protein MAAAARARVAYLLRQLQRAACQCPTHSHTYSQAPGLSPSGKTTDYAFEMAVSNIRYGAGVTKEVGMDLKNMGAKNVCLMTDKNLSKLPPVQVAMDSLVKNGIPFTVYDNVRVEPTDASFMEAIEFAQNGAFDAYVAVGGGSTMDTCKAANLYASSPHSDFLDYVSAPIGKGKPVSVPLKPLIAVPTTSGTGSETTGVAIFDYEHLKVKIGITSRAIKPTLGLIDPLHTLHMPARVVANSGFDVLCHALESYTTLPYHLRSPCPSNPITRPAYQGSNPISDIWAIHALRIVAKYLKRAVRNPDDLEARSHMHLASAFAGIGFGNAGVHLCHGMSYPISGLVKTYKAKDYNVDHPLVPHGLSVVLTSPAVFTFTAQMFPERHLETAEILGADTHTARIQDAGLVLADALRKFLFDLDVDDGLAAVGYSKADIPALVKGTLPQERVTKLAPRPQSEEDLAALFEASMKLY; encoded by the exons GTGCCAGTGCCCAACTCATTCTCATACTTACTCCCAAG CCCCTGGACTTTCACCTTCTGGGAAAACAACAGATTATGCCTTTGAG atggctgtttCAAATATTAGATATGGAGCAGGAGTTACAAAGGAAGTGGGAATG GACCTAAAAAACATGGGTGCTAAAAATGTGTGCTTGATGACAGACAAGAACCTCTCCAAGCTCCCTCCTGTGCAAGTAGCTATGGATTCCCTAGTGAAGAATGGCATCCCCTTTACGGTTTATGATAATGTGAGAGTGGAACCAACAGATGCAAG CTTCATGGAAGCTATTGAGTTTGCCCAAAATGGAGCTTTTGATGCCTATGTTGCTGTCGGTGGTGGCTCTACCATGGACACCTGTAAGGCTGCTAATCTGTATGCATCCAGCCCTCATTCTGATTTCCTAGATTATGTCAGTGCCCCCATTGGCAAGGGAAAGCCTGTGTCTGTGCCTCTTAAGCCTCTGATTGCAG TGCCAACTACCTCAGGAACCGGGAGTGAAACTACTGGGGTTGCCATTTTTGACTATGAACACTTGAAAGTAAAAATTG GCATCACTTCGAGAGCCATCAAACCCACACTGGGACTGATTGATCCTCTGCACACCCTCCACATGCCTGCCCGAGTGGTCGCCAACAGTGGCTTTGATGTGCTTTG CCATGCCCTGGAGTCATACACTACCCTGCCCTACCACCTGCGGAGCCCCTGCCCTTCAAATCCCATCACACGGCCTGCGTACCAGGGCAGCAACCCAATCAGCGACATTTGGGCTATCCACGCGCTGCGGATTGTGGCTAAGTATCTGAAGAG GGCTGTCAGAAATCCCGATGATCTTGAAGCAAGGTCTCATATGCACTTGGCAAGTGCTTTTGCTGGCATCGGCTTTGGAAATGCTGGTGTTCATCTGTG ccATGGAATGTCTTACCCAATTTCAGGTTTAGTGAAGACGTATAAAGCAAAGGATTACAATGTGGATCACCCACTGGTG CCCCATGGCCTTTCTGTGGTGCTCACGTCCCCAGCGGTGTTCACTTTCACGGCCCAGATGTTTCCAGAGCGACACCTGGAGACGGCAGAAATACTGG GAGCCGACACCCACACTGCCAGGATCCAAGATGCAGGGCTGGTGTTGGCAGACGCGCTCCGGAAATTCTTATTCGATCTGGATGTTGATGATGGCCTAGCAGCTGTTGGTTACTCCAAAGCTGATATCCCCGCACTAGTGAAAGGAACGCTGCCCCAG GAAAGGGTCACCAAGCTTGCACCCCGTCCCCAGTCAGAAGAGGATCTGGCTGCTCTGTTTGAAGCTTCAATGAAACTGTATTAA
- the ADHFE1 gene encoding hydroxyacid-oxoacid transhydrogenase, mitochondrial isoform X2 — translation MCQCPTHSHTYSQAPGLSPSGKTTDYAFEMAVSNIRYGAGVTKEVGMDLKNMGAKNVCLMTDKNLSKLPPVQVAMDSLVKNGIPFTVYDNVRVEPTDASFMEAIEFAQNGAFDAYVAVGGGSTMDTCKAANLYASSPHSDFLDYVSAPIGKGKPVSVPLKPLIAVPTTSGTGSETTGVAIFDYEHLKVKIGITSRAIKPTLGLIDPLHTLHMPARVVANSGFDVLCHALESYTTLPYHLRSPCPSNPITRPAYQGSNPISDIWAIHALRIVAKYLKRAVRNPDDLEARSHMHLASAFAGIGFGNAGVHLCHGMSYPISGLVKTYKAKDYNVDHPLVPHGLSVVLTSPAVFTFTAQMFPERHLETAEILGADTHTARIQDAGLVLADALRKFLFDLDVDDGLAAVGYSKADIPALVKGTLPQERVTKLAPRPQSEEDLAALFEASMKLY, via the exons GTGCCAGTGCCCAACTCATTCTCATACTTACTCCCAAG CCCCTGGACTTTCACCTTCTGGGAAAACAACAGATTATGCCTTTGAG atggctgtttCAAATATTAGATATGGAGCAGGAGTTACAAAGGAAGTGGGAATG GACCTAAAAAACATGGGTGCTAAAAATGTGTGCTTGATGACAGACAAGAACCTCTCCAAGCTCCCTCCTGTGCAAGTAGCTATGGATTCCCTAGTGAAGAATGGCATCCCCTTTACGGTTTATGATAATGTGAGAGTGGAACCAACAGATGCAAG CTTCATGGAAGCTATTGAGTTTGCCCAAAATGGAGCTTTTGATGCCTATGTTGCTGTCGGTGGTGGCTCTACCATGGACACCTGTAAGGCTGCTAATCTGTATGCATCCAGCCCTCATTCTGATTTCCTAGATTATGTCAGTGCCCCCATTGGCAAGGGAAAGCCTGTGTCTGTGCCTCTTAAGCCTCTGATTGCAG TGCCAACTACCTCAGGAACCGGGAGTGAAACTACTGGGGTTGCCATTTTTGACTATGAACACTTGAAAGTAAAAATTG GCATCACTTCGAGAGCCATCAAACCCACACTGGGACTGATTGATCCTCTGCACACCCTCCACATGCCTGCCCGAGTGGTCGCCAACAGTGGCTTTGATGTGCTTTG CCATGCCCTGGAGTCATACACTACCCTGCCCTACCACCTGCGGAGCCCCTGCCCTTCAAATCCCATCACACGGCCTGCGTACCAGGGCAGCAACCCAATCAGCGACATTTGGGCTATCCACGCGCTGCGGATTGTGGCTAAGTATCTGAAGAG GGCTGTCAGAAATCCCGATGATCTTGAAGCAAGGTCTCATATGCACTTGGCAAGTGCTTTTGCTGGCATCGGCTTTGGAAATGCTGGTGTTCATCTGTG ccATGGAATGTCTTACCCAATTTCAGGTTTAGTGAAGACGTATAAAGCAAAGGATTACAATGTGGATCACCCACTGGTG CCCCATGGCCTTTCTGTGGTGCTCACGTCCCCAGCGGTGTTCACTTTCACGGCCCAGATGTTTCCAGAGCGACACCTGGAGACGGCAGAAATACTGG GAGCCGACACCCACACTGCCAGGATCCAAGATGCAGGGCTGGTGTTGGCAGACGCGCTCCGGAAATTCTTATTCGATCTGGATGTTGATGATGGCCTAGCAGCTGTTGGTTACTCCAAAGCTGATATCCCCGCACTAGTGAAAGGAACGCTGCCCCAG GAAAGGGTCACCAAGCTTGCACCCCGTCCCCAGTCAGAAGAGGATCTGGCTGCTCTGTTTGAAGCTTCAATGAAACTGTATTAA
- the ADHFE1 gene encoding hydroxyacid-oxoacid transhydrogenase, mitochondrial isoform X4: protein MAAAARARVAYLLRQLQRAACQCPTHSHTYSQAPGLSPSGKTTDYAFEMAVSNIRYGAGVTKEVGMDLKNMGAKNVCLMTDKNLSKLPPVQVAMDSLVKNGIPFTVYDNVRVEPTDASFMEAIEFAQNGAFDAYVAVGGGSTMDTCKAANLYASSPHSDFLDYVSAPIGKGKPVSVPLKPLIAVPTTSGTGSETTGVAIFDYEHLKVKIGITSRAIKPTLGLIDPLHTLHMPARVVANSGFDVLCHALESYTTLPYHLRSPCPSNPITRPAYQGSNPISDIWAIHALRIVAKYLKRAVRNPDDLEARSHMHLASAFAGIGFGNAGVHLCHGMSYPISGLVKTYKAKDYNVDHPLVEPTPTLPGSKMQGWCWQTRSGNSYSIWMLMMA, encoded by the exons GTGCCAGTGCCCAACTCATTCTCATACTTACTCCCAAG CCCCTGGACTTTCACCTTCTGGGAAAACAACAGATTATGCCTTTGAG atggctgtttCAAATATTAGATATGGAGCAGGAGTTACAAAGGAAGTGGGAATG GACCTAAAAAACATGGGTGCTAAAAATGTGTGCTTGATGACAGACAAGAACCTCTCCAAGCTCCCTCCTGTGCAAGTAGCTATGGATTCCCTAGTGAAGAATGGCATCCCCTTTACGGTTTATGATAATGTGAGAGTGGAACCAACAGATGCAAG CTTCATGGAAGCTATTGAGTTTGCCCAAAATGGAGCTTTTGATGCCTATGTTGCTGTCGGTGGTGGCTCTACCATGGACACCTGTAAGGCTGCTAATCTGTATGCATCCAGCCCTCATTCTGATTTCCTAGATTATGTCAGTGCCCCCATTGGCAAGGGAAAGCCTGTGTCTGTGCCTCTTAAGCCTCTGATTGCAG TGCCAACTACCTCAGGAACCGGGAGTGAAACTACTGGGGTTGCCATTTTTGACTATGAACACTTGAAAGTAAAAATTG GCATCACTTCGAGAGCCATCAAACCCACACTGGGACTGATTGATCCTCTGCACACCCTCCACATGCCTGCCCGAGTGGTCGCCAACAGTGGCTTTGATGTGCTTTG CCATGCCCTGGAGTCATACACTACCCTGCCCTACCACCTGCGGAGCCCCTGCCCTTCAAATCCCATCACACGGCCTGCGTACCAGGGCAGCAACCCAATCAGCGACATTTGGGCTATCCACGCGCTGCGGATTGTGGCTAAGTATCTGAAGAG GGCTGTCAGAAATCCCGATGATCTTGAAGCAAGGTCTCATATGCACTTGGCAAGTGCTTTTGCTGGCATCGGCTTTGGAAATGCTGGTGTTCATCTGTG ccATGGAATGTCTTACCCAATTTCAGGTTTAGTGAAGACGTATAAAGCAAAGGATTACAATGTGGATCACCCACTGGTG GAGCCGACACCCACACTGCCAGGATCCAAGATGCAGGGCTGGTGTTGGCAGACGCGCTCCGGAAATTCTTATTCGATCTGGATGTTGATGATGGCCTAG
- the ADHFE1 gene encoding hydroxyacid-oxoacid transhydrogenase, mitochondrial isoform X3, protein MAVSNIRYGAGVTKEVGMDLKNMGAKNVCLMTDKNLSKLPPVQVAMDSLVKNGIPFTVYDNVRVEPTDASFMEAIEFAQNGAFDAYVAVGGGSTMDTCKAANLYASSPHSDFLDYVSAPIGKGKPVSVPLKPLIAVPTTSGTGSETTGVAIFDYEHLKVKIGITSRAIKPTLGLIDPLHTLHMPARVVANSGFDVLCHALESYTTLPYHLRSPCPSNPITRPAYQGSNPISDIWAIHALRIVAKYLKRAVRNPDDLEARSHMHLASAFAGIGFGNAGVHLCHGMSYPISGLVKTYKAKDYNVDHPLVPHGLSVVLTSPAVFTFTAQMFPERHLETAEILGADTHTARIQDAGLVLADALRKFLFDLDVDDGLAAVGYSKADIPALVKGTLPQERVTKLAPRPQSEEDLAALFEASMKLY, encoded by the exons atggctgtttCAAATATTAGATATGGAGCAGGAGTTACAAAGGAAGTGGGAATG GACCTAAAAAACATGGGTGCTAAAAATGTGTGCTTGATGACAGACAAGAACCTCTCCAAGCTCCCTCCTGTGCAAGTAGCTATGGATTCCCTAGTGAAGAATGGCATCCCCTTTACGGTTTATGATAATGTGAGAGTGGAACCAACAGATGCAAG CTTCATGGAAGCTATTGAGTTTGCCCAAAATGGAGCTTTTGATGCCTATGTTGCTGTCGGTGGTGGCTCTACCATGGACACCTGTAAGGCTGCTAATCTGTATGCATCCAGCCCTCATTCTGATTTCCTAGATTATGTCAGTGCCCCCATTGGCAAGGGAAAGCCTGTGTCTGTGCCTCTTAAGCCTCTGATTGCAG TGCCAACTACCTCAGGAACCGGGAGTGAAACTACTGGGGTTGCCATTTTTGACTATGAACACTTGAAAGTAAAAATTG GCATCACTTCGAGAGCCATCAAACCCACACTGGGACTGATTGATCCTCTGCACACCCTCCACATGCCTGCCCGAGTGGTCGCCAACAGTGGCTTTGATGTGCTTTG CCATGCCCTGGAGTCATACACTACCCTGCCCTACCACCTGCGGAGCCCCTGCCCTTCAAATCCCATCACACGGCCTGCGTACCAGGGCAGCAACCCAATCAGCGACATTTGGGCTATCCACGCGCTGCGGATTGTGGCTAAGTATCTGAAGAG GGCTGTCAGAAATCCCGATGATCTTGAAGCAAGGTCTCATATGCACTTGGCAAGTGCTTTTGCTGGCATCGGCTTTGGAAATGCTGGTGTTCATCTGTG ccATGGAATGTCTTACCCAATTTCAGGTTTAGTGAAGACGTATAAAGCAAAGGATTACAATGTGGATCACCCACTGGTG CCCCATGGCCTTTCTGTGGTGCTCACGTCCCCAGCGGTGTTCACTTTCACGGCCCAGATGTTTCCAGAGCGACACCTGGAGACGGCAGAAATACTGG GAGCCGACACCCACACTGCCAGGATCCAAGATGCAGGGCTGGTGTTGGCAGACGCGCTCCGGAAATTCTTATTCGATCTGGATGTTGATGATGGCCTAGCAGCTGTTGGTTACTCCAAAGCTGATATCCCCGCACTAGTGAAAGGAACGCTGCCCCAG GAAAGGGTCACCAAGCTTGCACCCCGTCCCCAGTCAGAAGAGGATCTGGCTGCTCTGTTTGAAGCTTCAATGAAACTGTATTAA